One window of Methanogenium organophilum genomic DNA carries:
- the dnaJ gene encoding molecular chaperone DnaJ, with amino-acid sequence MAKKDYYETLGVSRDASEDEIKKSFRQLARKYHPDLNKGSKEAEAKFKEINEAYQVLSDPKKKTEYDQVGDAAFTPGDFAGYQTPSYDDLFRDFGLGDIFDVFSGRTGRAGRPQSRAGADLRYDIEISLTDAFYGIKNTVEVPHDYECTTCHGTGGQPGFMRDCPTCRGTGEIRRVQQSGQQQVVTIAPCPDCGGRGKIIGKACETCHGSGTIRKTRRIEVSIPRGVRDGQFLRIAGEGEPGMRQGPPGDLYAVVHIRPHPSFERHGADLQSTTAIGLRTALLGGEITVQTLTGTARLTIPPGTQSHTTFRLRGQGMPFLGSDRRGDLLVKVVVNIPKNLSQKQREQVSATFSGLT; translated from the coding sequence ATGGCCAAAAAAGATTATTACGAAACTCTGGGTGTTTCACGGGATGCATCAGAGGATGAGATAAAGAAATCATTCCGCCAGCTTGCACGGAAATATCACCCGGATCTCAATAAAGGCAGCAAAGAGGCAGAAGCGAAGTTCAAGGAGATCAACGAAGCCTACCAGGTTTTGAGCGACCCCAAAAAGAAGACCGAGTATGATCAGGTGGGGGATGCAGCGTTTACTCCCGGTGACTTTGCGGGGTATCAGACGCCGAGTTATGATGATCTCTTCCGCGACTTTGGTCTGGGTGATATCTTTGATGTCTTCTCCGGGAGAACGGGACGAGCCGGAAGACCGCAGAGCAGGGCAGGGGCGGATCTCCGGTATGATATCGAGATCTCTTTGACTGATGCATTCTACGGGATAAAAAACACGGTTGAAGTCCCGCATGATTACGAGTGCACGACCTGCCATGGCACCGGTGGTCAGCCCGGATTTATGCGGGACTGCCCCACCTGCAGGGGTACCGGTGAGATCCGTCGGGTGCAGCAGAGCGGTCAGCAGCAGGTCGTGACCATCGCCCCGTGCCCGGACTGCGGGGGCCGGGGAAAGATCATCGGAAAAGCCTGCGAAACCTGCCATGGAAGCGGGACGATACGAAAAACCAGACGGATAGAAGTATCCATTCCCCGCGGAGTGAGAGACGGCCAGTTCCTGCGAATTGCAGGCGAGGGGGAGCCCGGCATGCGGCAGGGGCCCCCCGGTGACCTGTATGCCGTTGTGCATATCAGACCTCACCCTTCATTTGAACGGCACGGTGCAGATCTCCAGAGTACAACCGCCATCGGCCTGCGCACCGCACTGCTGGGGGGGGAGATTACCGTACAGACCCTCACGGGAACGGCTCGCCTCACGATTCCGCCGGGCACCCAGAGCCATACCACCTTCCGGCTCCGGGGGCAGGGGATGCCATTTTTGGGATCGGACAGGCGGGGTGACCTGCTGGTAAAGGTCGTCGTGAATATTCCAAAGAACCTGTCTCAGAAACAGAGAGAGCAGGTGAGTGCGACCTTTTCCGGCCTTACCTGA
- a CDS encoding DUF504 domain-containing protein — translation MSARHRREWRWGFCREHPDGTEKDHKPKEGCQIVNRNERCDVSSQEVAREPGDNSEIPLPPLSPIMRTTHALLLRLWHDPEFDMKKATVEYTDRGAPNDRSTAEGEYITNLDRDYFEVISTAGTTPIPYHRILKITYAGIPIWEKQE, via the coding sequence ATGTCAGCACGTCATCGACGGGAATGGCGTTGGGGGTTTTGCCGTGAGCATCCGGATGGAACTGAGAAGGATCACAAGCCCAAAGAGGGTTGTCAGATAGTCAACCGGAATGAGCGTTGCGATGTATCCTCCCAGGAGGTCGCCCGCGAACCCGGCGATAACTCTGAAATACCATTACCGCCCCTATCTCCCATCATGCGCACCACCCATGCCCTCCTCCTCCGCCTCTGGCATGACCCGGAGTTTGACATGAAAAAAGCCACCGTTGAATATACCGACCGGGGGGCACCGAATGACCGTTCTACTGCCGAAGGGGAATATATCACCAATCTTGACCGGGACTATTTTGAAGTGATTTCAACCGCTGGGACCACCCCGATTCCCTATCACCGCATCCTGAAAATAACCTATGCAGGCATCCCCATCTGGGAAAAACAGGAATAA
- a CDS encoding DUF4367 domain-containing protein has product MRGMNGWQTGICIACLTLVLAAGCLDNSAETPDVNKTEAAIEIALADPEVQENIPVDTGAYEVVSVGPGGFESAGPEGTVSWRGMEVALRVTNLSSVYHVFVDVPNRTVVREYWQYVKEPMPCMQTGPPVTYASLEEAAEAPGPDCRLAAPYYVPEGYGFSEVQVFGEPCPRRQIYYTSQDEQIRLVQTAAGDPPWAFAISMPKYSTVTVNGAEAKVVEGISETQISWTTADNTSYWLWGNLDTEELRRVAQSVAPFGGSATPTPTPSAAPGDLITPGVSHFGTPVIFWPDTITVKAGTENTGEIVAESREKGYGMVHLYIVSRVATHSIPAETLPMPKGMNITVAPAAFMAYPNETYYPEITVSTTAATPPGEYIILHQEEWEGMYYSEGHVEVIVTG; this is encoded by the coding sequence ATGAGAGGGATGAACGGATGGCAGACCGGGATATGCATCGCCTGCCTCACTTTGGTGCTCGCAGCCGGATGTCTTGATAACAGTGCAGAAACGCCAGATGTGAACAAAACCGAGGCGGCAATCGAAATCGCCCTTGCCGACCCGGAGGTGCAGGAGAACATCCCGGTTGATACCGGCGCATACGAGGTCGTGAGTGTCGGCCCCGGCGGGTTTGAGTCGGCCGGGCCTGAGGGGACCGTCTCATGGAGGGGGATGGAAGTGGCATTGCGTGTCACCAACCTGTCGTCTGTCTACCATGTCTTTGTGGACGTGCCGAATCGCACGGTTGTTCGTGAATACTGGCAGTATGTCAAGGAACCGATGCCCTGCATGCAGACCGGCCCTCCCGTAACATATGCCTCGCTGGAGGAGGCGGCGGAAGCACCCGGCCCGGACTGCAGGCTTGCCGCCCCATACTACGTGCCAGAGGGCTATGGATTTTCCGAGGTACAGGTCTTTGGAGAACCCTGCCCCCGGCGGCAGATATACTATACCAGCCAAGACGAACAAATACGTCTGGTGCAGACCGCCGCCGGTGATCCGCCCTGGGCCTTTGCCATCTCGATGCCGAAATACTCAACTGTAACAGTGAACGGTGCAGAGGCGAAGGTTGTAGAGGGAATCAGCGAGACGCAGATCTCATGGACCACAGCGGACAACACCTCATACTGGCTGTGGGGGAACCTCGACACCGAAGAACTGCGCCGGGTTGCGCAGTCGGTTGCACCCTTCGGCGGGTCTGCAACGCCAACACCGACTCCCTCTGCTGCTCCCGGGGATCTCATTACACCCGGCGTATCCCACTTCGGCACCCCTGTTATATTCTGGCCGGATACCATCACCGTGAAGGCAGGGACGGAAAACACCGGAGAGATTGTGGCAGAATCACGGGAGAAAGGATACGGGATGGTGCACCTGTATATCGTCTCCCGTGTGGCCACCCATTCCATCCCCGCTGAGACGTTGCCCATGCCGAAAGGGATGAACATTACCGTAGCTCCGGCGGCCTTCATGGCCTATCCGAATGAGACCTACTACCCGGAGATAACGGTCTCCACCACAGCTGCCACCCCACCCGGCGAGTATATCATTTTGCATCAGGAGGAGTGGGAAGGGATGTATTATTCTGAAGGGCATGTTGAGGTGATCGTTACCGGGTAG
- a CDS encoding 4Fe-4S binding protein: protein MRIDTLSRPPLLQVMTDTKKNGQAGVLRLREAGIVSLRVKAVAGMLSAEQLEALAVVARKYGEGDVCTTARLNIEMPGIQRADVSDASSALSEAGLVLGSTGPSVRSVVACKGSICRHGCCDTFGLARELEETEGGRPLPRKLKIAIAGCPNNCARVQFNDIGFMGHRYPRFDEDACTQCSACETVCKENAITVTDGGILLSADRCIGCGDCITTCPQDALSIADDRLTLFLGGRAGREIRFGTTVPGRVAEGDVAALTERIITYFAENAHDGERFGQMMDRMGEETVFRDLGFDS from the coding sequence GTGAGGATTGATACGCTGTCGCGCCCACCTCTTCTGCAGGTCATGACAGATACAAAGAAGAACGGGCAGGCCGGTGTCCTGCGTCTCCGTGAGGCCGGAATTGTTTCACTGAGAGTGAAGGCGGTGGCGGGTATGCTCTCTGCAGAGCAGCTTGAAGCACTGGCTGTAGTGGCACGGAAGTACGGGGAGGGCGATGTCTGCACGACTGCCCGGCTGAATATTGAGATGCCCGGCATACAAAGAGCGGATGTGTCGGATGCTTCATCAGCGCTTTCCGAAGCGGGTCTCGTCTTGGGCAGCACAGGTCCGTCTGTGCGATCGGTTGTTGCCTGCAAAGGCAGCATCTGTCGGCATGGGTGCTGTGACACCTTCGGGCTGGCCCGCGAGCTTGAAGAGACCGAGGGGGGCCGGCCCCTCCCACGGAAACTGAAGATTGCCATCGCAGGCTGCCCGAACAACTGCGCACGGGTGCAGTTCAATGACATCGGATTCATGGGACATCGCTACCCCCGCTTCGACGAGGATGCCTGCACACAGTGCAGTGCCTGTGAGACGGTCTGCAAAGAAAATGCCATAACAGTGACGGATGGTGGAATTCTCCTGTCCGCTGACCGCTGCATCGGGTGTGGTGACTGTATCACCACCTGTCCGCAGGATGCACTCAGTATAGCAGATGACAGGCTGACCCTCTTTCTCGGAGGCCGGGCCGGGCGCGAGATTCGTTTCGGAACAACGGTGCCGGGCCGTGTTGCAGAAGGGGATGTGGCAGCCCTCACCGAGCGTATCATTACCTATTTTGCAGAGAATGCCCATGATGGCGAACGGTTCGGGCAGATGATGGACCGGATGGGTGAGGAGACTGTCTTCAGGGATCTCGGATTTGATTCCTGA
- a CDS encoding UPF0182 family membrane protein, protein MNRQRLIIAGIAILVFILVLFGLLGDWYWFVSIGYEDVFLSILFIRVVLFVIVTAVFFGFAYLNIRHAAGKASRMQGYSPDGFSLSVFFAGLLALFAGLSISGAWETVYKYLNQAPFGMTEPIFGLDVGFYVFSLPFYNLALNLCIALFILTILLSGLPYLAGLPVNILRNRVFYRSGGEGEGEGGIGYESSPSLKQTIQAFLPQLNALLFLTFAALALRLWLARFDLLFSETGAVVGAGYTAVHITLPVLTILAGVAFVIGIGFLINEKFERIEVITYGIAAFVAIAFIGIIAGAVVQGLIVEPNELNLEEQYLDYNIRFTLASYDLDTADEVLFPVAYNLSAADIQENNATIKNIRLWDWRPLKTTYEQLQLFRTYYDFNDVDVDRYHFDGTYKEVLVSAREMNIRGLQPQAQTWVNTHLIYTHGYGAVMNPVDEVTADGLPVFYLKDIPPSSPYFTLEEPRIYYGEETGNYVVTGTTTEEFDYPAGDQNAYHVYDGQGGVGMDNFVKRLIYGLKFGSVELLVSGSLTDQSKILFHRNIADRAQTIAPFLSYDSDPYVVVADDRLYWIIDAYTTADRFPYAEPFVVSTVGGQRLNYIRNSVKVVVDAYNGDITYYVVDPEDPLIKTYENIFPGFFKEFAEMPDSLKSHVRYPQGLFQVQADLYATYHMKDPRVFYNKEDAWVIPDEIYRGSRQQMQPYYVIMDLPGEQSEEFILMLPFTPRNKENMIGWMAARSDGAAYGSLVVYQFSKQELTYGPMQIEARIDQDTEISQDITLWSQSGSSVLRGNTLVIPIEDSIIYVEPLYLEATEKGTLPQLKRVIVAYGDRLTMQDTLGEALSVIFGGEAGVPEDIGDGTPGELPPISEDDREKLARIAELYDLAAQALSDGDLGLYQDYFDEIGRIVAP, encoded by the coding sequence ATGAACCGTCAAAGGCTAATTATTGCCGGCATCGCCATCCTTGTCTTTATACTGGTTCTGTTCGGCCTTCTCGGAGACTGGTACTGGTTTGTTTCCATCGGGTATGAGGACGTATTCCTCTCCATTCTTTTTATCCGGGTAGTGCTTTTTGTCATCGTAACTGCCGTATTCTTTGGATTTGCGTATCTGAATATCCGGCATGCGGCCGGAAAGGCTTCCCGCATGCAGGGGTACTCACCTGACGGGTTTTCGCTTTCAGTCTTTTTTGCCGGATTGCTGGCGTTATTTGCCGGGCTCAGCATCTCAGGTGCCTGGGAAACCGTATATAAATATCTCAATCAGGCGCCATTTGGCATGACGGAACCGATATTCGGGCTTGATGTCGGATTTTATGTGTTCTCGCTCCCGTTCTACAATCTCGCTCTAAACCTCTGTATTGCCCTCTTCATCCTGACCATTCTTCTCTCCGGCCTCCCGTATCTTGCCGGTCTTCCCGTAAATATCCTTAGAAACCGTGTTTTTTACCGGTCCGGGGGCGAAGGTGAAGGTGAGGGCGGGATCGGGTACGAGAGCAGCCCATCCCTGAAACAGACAATACAGGCATTTTTGCCTCAGTTAAACGCCCTGCTCTTTCTCACCTTTGCCGCACTTGCTCTCCGCCTCTGGCTTGCCCGGTTTGATCTGCTCTTCTCTGAAACCGGAGCGGTGGTTGGGGCCGGGTATACCGCGGTTCATATCACCCTGCCGGTGCTCACCATTCTTGCCGGAGTGGCGTTTGTCATTGGCATCGGGTTTCTGATCAATGAGAAGTTCGAACGCATTGAGGTCATTACCTATGGCATCGCCGCCTTTGTGGCAATCGCATTCATTGGCATTATTGCCGGTGCGGTTGTCCAGGGACTTATTGTTGAACCCAATGAGCTGAATCTGGAGGAGCAGTATCTGGACTATAACATCCGCTTCACGCTGGCAAGCTATGACCTGGATACGGCCGATGAGGTGCTCTTCCCTGTCGCGTATAATCTTTCGGCGGCAGATATACAGGAGAACAATGCAACCATCAAAAATATCCGTCTCTGGGACTGGCGGCCGCTGAAGACCACCTATGAACAGCTTCAGCTCTTTCGGACATACTATGATTTCAATGATGTTGATGTCGACCGCTACCACTTTGACGGCACCTACAAGGAGGTCCTCGTCTCGGCACGGGAGATGAACATACGGGGTCTCCAGCCGCAGGCACAGACGTGGGTGAATACGCATCTTATATACACCCACGGGTATGGCGCCGTGATGAACCCGGTCGATGAAGTGACGGCTGACGGTCTCCCGGTATTTTATCTGAAGGATATTCCGCCATCTTCACCCTATTTCACGCTCGAAGAGCCGCGAATTTATTACGGCGAGGAGACCGGCAATTATGTCGTGACGGGTACCACCACGGAGGAGTTTGACTATCCGGCAGGAGACCAGAATGCCTATCATGTCTATGACGGGCAGGGCGGCGTCGGCATGGATAATTTTGTTAAACGGCTCATATATGGGCTGAAATTTGGCTCTGTTGAACTGCTGGTGTCAGGATCGCTTACGGATCAGAGCAAAATTCTGTTCCACCGCAATATTGCTGACCGTGCACAGACCATCGCTCCGTTCCTCTCCTATGACTCTGATCCCTATGTCGTCGTGGCCGACGACCGCCTCTACTGGATCATTGACGCCTATACCACTGCAGACCGGTTCCCCTACGCTGAGCCGTTTGTGGTTTCAACAGTCGGTGGTCAGCGACTCAACTACATCCGAAACAGTGTGAAAGTGGTCGTCGATGCCTATAACGGGGATATTACCTACTATGTCGTCGACCCGGAAGACCCGCTTATAAAGACATATGAGAATATCTTCCCCGGCTTTTTCAAAGAGTTCGCAGAGATGCCGGACTCGCTCAAGAGCCATGTCCGTTATCCGCAGGGGCTCTTTCAGGTGCAGGCAGATCTCTATGCCACCTATCATATGAAGGACCCCCGCGTCTTCTACAATAAAGAGGACGCATGGGTCATCCCCGATGAGATCTATCGCGGTTCCCGTCAGCAGATGCAGCCGTATTATGTTATTATGGACCTTCCTGGTGAGCAGTCGGAGGAGTTCATCCTGATGCTGCCCTTTACCCCGCGAAACAAAGAGAATATGATCGGGTGGATGGCCGCCCGTTCTGACGGGGCCGCCTACGGGTCCCTTGTGGTCTACCAGTTCTCCAAACAGGAGCTCACCTATGGGCCGATGCAGATCGAGGCCCGGATTGATCAGGATACCGAGATTTCGCAGGACATCACGCTCTGGTCGCAGTCCGGCTCGTCGGTTCTCCGGGGCAATACGCTCGTGATTCCCATTGAGGATTCCATCATTTATGTCGAACCACTCTATCTGGAGGCAACGGAGAAAGGGACACTTCCACAGCTCAAACGGGTCATTGTCGCCTATGGTGACCGGCTAACAATGCAGGATACGCTCGGGGAGGCGCTTTCTGTCATCTTCGGCGGTGAGGCGGGGGTGCCTGAAGATATCGGGGATGGCACACCGGGTGAGCTGCCTCCGATCAGTGAGGATGACCGGGAAAAGCTCGCACGGATCGCTGAACTCTATGACCTCGCTGCACAGGCTCTCAGTGACGGCGATCTCGGACTGTACCAGGATTATTTCGATGAAATCGGGCGGATTGTTGCACCCTGA
- a CDS encoding serpin family protein encodes MKKQAFLIGAAACIILLCIFFAGCTDTDGGPDDTPPATEGADTVVEANTLFANDLYHTLSSDEEYANQNLFFSPYSISTALALTYEGAKGTTAEEIRSVFYFPLDDAVRQEGYASLIAGLNRQDAAYTLKTANALWAEESYPFLPAYIETAQQYYAAEVRNMDFISAPDESRLTINRWVEDKTEDRITDLIPEGGITPLTRLVITNAVYFKGTWVLQFDENKTHSATFLTDGGESVTVDMMQRTDDDAIYPYTETDDLQILRMPYEHESGKALSMLVLLPKDGDITTAETALGTTELADAIASMEPGQVEVFFPKFTMETTYFLPDTLAGMGMPTAFGDEADFSGMDNTRFLFITDVIHKAFVEVNEEGTEAAAATAVIVGRGVSVEQPVPVFRADHPFIFLIEDDETGSLLFMGKVADPTA; translated from the coding sequence ATGAAGAAACAGGCATTCCTTATCGGGGCTGCGGCCTGTATCATCCTTCTCTGCATCTTTTTTGCCGGGTGCACTGATACGGATGGCGGTCCTGACGATACCCCACCTGCCACGGAAGGTGCGGATACTGTTGTGGAGGCAAACACCCTCTTTGCAAATGACTTGTACCACACGCTCAGCAGCGATGAAGAGTATGCGAATCAGAACCTCTTCTTCTCACCCTACAGTATTTCAACCGCCCTTGCACTGACCTATGAAGGGGCGAAGGGGACGACCGCAGAGGAGATACGTTCGGTCTTTTATTTCCCTCTGGATGACGCCGTCCGGCAGGAAGGCTATGCGTCCCTCATCGCCGGGCTGAACCGTCAGGACGCTGCGTACACCCTGAAAACGGCAAATGCACTCTGGGCAGAAGAGAGCTACCCCTTCCTCCCCGCATATATCGAAACAGCACAGCAGTACTACGCAGCGGAAGTCAGGAATATGGACTTTATCTCTGCCCCCGATGAGTCGCGGCTGACAATTAACCGGTGGGTGGAAGACAAGACCGAAGACCGGATAACAGACCTCATCCCCGAAGGGGGCATTACTCCCCTCACACGCCTGGTGATAACAAATGCCGTCTATTTCAAGGGGACCTGGGTGCTGCAGTTTGATGAAAACAAGACTCATTCAGCAACGTTTCTTACCGATGGGGGAGAATCGGTCACGGTGGATATGATGCAGAGGACTGATGATGACGCCATCTACCCCTACACCGAGACAGACGATCTGCAGATTCTCAGGATGCCGTATGAACATGAAAGCGGGAAGGCCCTCTCCATGCTGGTTCTTCTCCCGAAAGATGGCGATATCACCACGGCAGAAACCGCTCTCGGCACCACAGAACTTGCAGATGCCATTGCATCGATGGAACCAGGGCAGGTGGAGGTATTCTTCCCGAAGTTCACCATGGAGACGACATACTTCCTGCCTGACACTCTTGCAGGTATGGGGATGCCGACCGCATTCGGGGATGAAGCAGATTTCTCCGGCATGGACAACACCCGTTTCCTCTTCATCACTGATGTCATTCACAAGGCCTTTGTGGAGGTCAATGAAGAAGGAACCGAGGCCGCCGCCGCGACTGCGGTTATTGTCGGACGGGGGGTATCGGTAGAGCAACCGGTCCCGGTATTCCGGGCGGATCATCCGTTCATCTTCCTGATAGAAGATGACGAAACCGGCAGTCTCCTCTTTATGGGCAAGGTGGCAGACCCGACCGCCTGA
- the dnaK gene encoding molecular chaperone DnaK, producing MGKEKIIGIDLGTSNSEAAVMMGGKPTIIPSAEGATVAGKMFPSYVAFTADGQLLVGEPARRQMVSNPAGTVTAAKRKIGTSHTYHIGGKDYTPQQISGFLLKKIKRDAEAFLGETVTKAVITVPAYFNDNQRTATKDAGKIAGLDVVRLVNEPTAASMAYGLDRGGEYKILVFDLGGGTLDVTIMEFGGGTFTVLATSGDTHLGGTDMDNAVYDWIVSEYKRLEGVDISKDTMAVNRVKEAAEKAKIELSTVLETEINLPYVSATPEGPKHLSMKLSRSKLDQLVEPTIKRCIHPFEQALKDAKLTKDDIQKVILVGGPTRMPIVEKFIEDHIGRKPERGIDPMECVAMGAAIQGGILGGEITDMVLLDVTPLTLGIETLGGVRTELIERNTTIPTKKSQIFTTAADLQTSVTVHVLQGERPMAADNVSLGQFNLVGIAPAPRGVPQIEVTFDIDSSGILNVSAKDLGTGKEQKMTITASTKLSEKDVEKMVHQAEEYEAEDRRRKEEVEVRNIADSLVYTAEKTLSEISDKLSSEQTDKVNAAITALKAALEEKDTDKIKSETENLRNALSEAGSAVYQQTAQQQAETGGTQTGYAGSEEQTAEGKSGEDVVDADFEVHDEK from the coding sequence ATGGGGAAAGAGAAGATAATCGGGATTGACCTGGGAACATCCAACAGCGAAGCGGCGGTGATGATGGGCGGGAAACCAACCATCATTCCTTCGGCGGAAGGGGCCACGGTTGCGGGGAAGATGTTTCCTTCATATGTTGCGTTCACGGCAGACGGCCAGCTGCTCGTTGGAGAACCTGCACGTCGGCAGATGGTGAGCAACCCTGCGGGGACGGTCACCGCAGCAAAGCGAAAGATCGGCACCAGCCATACCTATCATATCGGCGGGAAGGACTACACACCCCAACAGATATCAGGATTTCTCTTAAAGAAGATTAAACGGGATGCAGAAGCATTCCTGGGAGAAACCGTTACAAAGGCAGTGATCACCGTCCCCGCTTATTTTAATGACAACCAGCGGACGGCAACAAAGGATGCGGGAAAAATCGCCGGTCTGGATGTCGTCCGGCTGGTGAACGAACCGACTGCGGCATCGATGGCCTATGGACTTGACCGGGGGGGTGAATATAAGATCCTCGTCTTTGATCTCGGCGGCGGGACACTGGATGTGACGATCATGGAATTCGGAGGGGGCACCTTCACCGTGCTTGCCACCTCCGGCGACACCCATCTCGGTGGCACAGACATGGATAATGCGGTCTATGACTGGATCGTCTCCGAGTACAAACGCCTCGAGGGGGTGGACATCAGTAAGGACACGATGGCCGTCAACCGGGTGAAAGAGGCGGCGGAGAAGGCAAAAATTGAACTCTCAACCGTCCTTGAGACCGAAATAAACCTCCCGTATGTCTCGGCAACGCCGGAAGGGCCCAAACACCTCTCGATGAAACTCTCCCGCTCAAAACTCGACCAGCTCGTCGAACCAACCATCAAACGCTGTATCCACCCGTTTGAACAGGCATTAAAGGATGCCAAACTGACAAAAGACGACATCCAGAAGGTGATCCTCGTCGGCGGGCCGACACGGATGCCGATTGTGGAGAAATTTATTGAAGACCATATCGGGAGGAAACCCGAACGGGGTATTGACCCGATGGAATGTGTCGCAATGGGGGCGGCGATACAGGGGGGCATCCTCGGAGGTGAGATAACGGACATGGTGCTCCTCGACGTCACCCCCCTGACGCTTGGCATCGAAACACTGGGCGGCGTCCGCACCGAACTGATCGAGAGAAACACCACCATCCCGACCAAAAAGAGCCAGATATTCACAACCGCAGCAGACCTCCAGACCTCGGTGACCGTACATGTGCTCCAGGGCGAACGGCCTATGGCGGCCGACAATGTGAGCCTCGGGCAGTTTAACCTCGTCGGCATCGCGCCGGCACCGCGGGGTGTCCCCCAGATCGAGGTCACTTTTGATATTGACTCCTCGGGCATCCTCAATGTCTCAGCGAAAGACCTTGGTACCGGCAAGGAGCAGAAGATGACAATCACCGCATCGACAAAACTCTCAGAAAAAGATGTCGAAAAGATGGTGCATCAGGCAGAAGAGTATGAAGCGGAGGACCGCAGGCGAAAAGAAGAAGTCGAGGTCCGCAACATAGCTGATTCCCTGGTATATACGGCAGAAAAGACGCTCTCAGAGATCTCGGACAAATTAAGCAGCGAACAGACCGACAAAGTGAATGCCGCGATAACCGCCCTGAAGGCAGCGTTGGAAGAGAAGGATACGGACAAAATCAAATCCGAGACAGAAAATCTCCGCAACGCCCTGAGTGAGGCTGGTTCTGCGGTATACCAGCAGACGGCACAGCAGCAGGCAGAGACAGGAGGAACACAGACGGGGTATGCAGGCAGTGAGGAACAGACGGCAGAAGGGAAAAGCGGCGAAGATGTCGTGGATGCTGATTTCGAGGTCCATGACGAGAAATAA
- a CDS encoding SagB/ThcOx family dehydrogenase, producing MKKTGQEFLKKTQYPYLEPSGQMMGIPQPPVELPCPGNGEAIRLPAPASVTVPHIDLRDAILHRESRRSYRKEPITLDELSFLLWCTQGVKREVTGEYTFRTVPSAGARHAFETYVLVNNVEGVAPGLYRYLAIEHLLAEVSAEPGITNKIFHACLYQQFAKKNAVTIIWTAVPDRMTWRYSERGYRYLFLDAGHACQNLYLGAEAVGCGVCAIGAFDDEAMNQILGLDGETQFVIYIAAVGKITTRIT from the coding sequence ATGAAGAAAACAGGTCAGGAATTTCTGAAGAAGACACAATACCCGTATCTGGAGCCGTCAGGCCAGATGATGGGGATTCCCCAGCCGCCGGTGGAGCTCCCCTGCCCCGGAAACGGAGAGGCAATCCGTCTACCCGCTCCCGCCTCAGTCACGGTGCCACATATCGATCTCCGGGATGCCATCCTCCACCGGGAAAGCAGACGGTCATACCGGAAGGAGCCGATCACGCTTGACGAGCTCTCGTTTTTGCTCTGGTGCACACAGGGTGTAAAACGGGAGGTCACTGGTGAGTATACCTTTCGGACGGTGCCGTCTGCCGGTGCCCGCCATGCATTCGAGACGTATGTGCTCGTCAATAATGTCGAGGGGGTGGCGCCGGGACTGTACCGTTACCTTGCCATTGAGCACCTGCTTGCAGAGGTCAGCGCTGAACCGGGCATCACCAACAAAATATTCCATGCATGCCTCTACCAGCAGTTTGCAAAGAAGAACGCGGTTACCATCATCTGGACAGCGGTGCCCGACCGGATGACATGGCGCTACAGTGAACGGGGATACCGGTATCTCTTTCTTGACGCGGGCCATGCCTGCCAGAATCTCTATCTCGGTGCCGAGGCCGTCGGATGCGGCGTCTGTGCCATCGGGGCATTTGATGATGAAGCGATGAACCAGATCCTCGGCCTTGACGGAGAAACCCAGTTTGTCATTTATATTGCAGCCGTGGGCAAAATTACGACCAGAATAACATAA
- a CDS encoding nucleotide exchange factor GrpE yields MAADHGEPGILKLNTEIERLEKELAEQTNLAEERLEQLKYLQAEFDNFRKWSEKEKGSVITHANENLIKDLLVILDDFEQSLPSLEDEKNQKGVRMVYQKMVKILADYGLEPIECIGKKSDPHFHEVVCRKQCTDEPGTIVEEIGKGYCLKSKVIRPSKVMVAETISEEKGEKNGEREDNRD; encoded by the coding sequence ATGGCGGCAGATCATGGGGAACCGGGAATACTCAAACTGAACACAGAGATTGAGCGGCTGGAAAAAGAACTTGCAGAGCAGACAAATCTTGCAGAAGAACGATTAGAACAGCTGAAATATCTCCAGGCCGAGTTTGACAATTTCCGGAAATGGTCTGAGAAAGAGAAAGGGTCGGTCATTACCCATGCAAACGAAAACCTGATAAAAGACCTTCTGGTCATCCTTGACGATTTTGAACAGTCGCTGCCATCACTTGAGGATGAAAAAAACCAGAAGGGGGTCAGGATGGTATACCAGAAGATGGTTAAAATTCTGGCAGATTACGGATTGGAACCCATAGAATGCATTGGGAAAAAATCTGATCCGCATTTCCACGAGGTCGTCTGCAGGAAACAATGCACTGACGAGCCCGGCACCATTGTCGAAGAGATCGGTAAAGGATATTGCCTGAAATCGAAGGTGATCCGCCCATCGAAGGTCATGGTTGCTGAGACCATTTCAGAAGAAAAAGGTGAGAAAAATGGGGAAAGAGAAGATAATCGGGATTGA